In a single window of the Papaver somniferum cultivar HN1 chromosome 8, ASM357369v1, whole genome shotgun sequence genome:
- the LOC113305960 gene encoding uncharacterized protein LOC113305960, producing MMQPTNKSEHPQDRRYYYKVQTRVNYNEGENWVSVNYNVTPWRICQVCKVLDHRVEPCVEGEVVLVSESPSVNEDGAEFWMDVGHVGHSGRVDMSNHGVSKATITALQLEEARDSIVGIDEEVPVVVHGESGVVLPPTVGLSSADMGMNSGELTLIASQMVLDTTRRFEDKKMADERNRIKGKAKVVVDPVSEIISYNLKDEHSNGNLVICEGGNKEDLEEAIKCLYEAKEYQLKARNLSDFSANIVEPERKRRKVLVVDVIAKKSKVDQNSMLPEDDPNIIVANSQMISILVRHHDDPFDMFNEYVNHFHASPCMNQAAGISDEMILSAHDDQIIKESSEELGASVHSMV from the exons ATGATGCAACCAACCAATAAGAGTGAGCATCCGCAAGACCGCAGATACTACTACAAAGTGCAAACCAGGGTCAACTATAACGAGGGTGAAAATTGGGTGTCGGTAAACTATAATGTTACGCCATGGAGGATTTGTCAGGTTTGCAAAGTGTTGGACCATAGAGTGGAACCTTGTGTTGAGGGTGAAGTAGTTTTGGTGAGTGAATCTCCATCTGTGAATGAAGATGGTGCTGAATTTTGGATGGATGTTGGTCATGTGGGTCATAGTGGACGTGTAGATATGAGTAATCATGGGGTAAGCAAAGCAACAATCACTGCTCTTCAACTTGAGGAAGCAAGAGATTCGATAGTAGGAATTGATGAGGAGGTTCCGGTGGTTGTTCATGGGGAAAGTGGGGTTGTTTTACCTCCTACTGTAGGGTTATCTTCTGCCGATATGGGGATGAATTCAGGGGAGTTAACACTCATTGCGAGTCAAATGGTGTTAGACACaacaagaagatttgaagataagaaAATGGCTGATGAGAGGAACAGAATTAAAGGGAAGGCTAAAGTTGTTGTTGATCCAGTGAGTGAGATTATCTCCTATAATTTGAAAGATGAGCATTCTAATGGAAATTTAGTAATCTGTGAAGGAGGTAATAAGGAGGATCTGGAGGAGGCGATAAAGTGCCTATATGAAGCTAAAGAGTACCAATTAAAAGCCCGAAATCTATCGGATTTCTCTGcgaacatagtggaacctgaaagaaagaggaggaaggtTCTTGTGGTGGATGTGATTGCCAAAAAGTCTAAGGTGGATCAGAACTCTATGCTACCTG AAGATGATCCCAATATAATTGTGGCTAATTCTCAAATGATTAGTATTCTTGTTCGACATCATGATGATCCTTTTGATATGTTCAATGAATACGTCAATCATTTTCATGCGAGTCCATGTATGAACCAAGCTGCTGGAATCAGTGACGAGATGATACTCTCTGCTCATGACGACCAG ATCATAAAGGAAAGTTCAGAGGAGCTAGGTGCATCAGTGCACTCCATGGTGTAA